The Salvelinus sp. IW2-2015 linkage group LG15, ASM291031v2, whole genome shotgun sequence genome includes a region encoding these proteins:
- the LOC111974755 gene encoding dual specificity protein phosphatase CDC14A isoform X6 — protein sequence MKRKSEKRRPESMKKRRAAQREEAELKSDNHISVSDQLYFAVLQQKIKSTADRHCFCIDDELSYENFYADFGPLNLAMFYHFCCKLTKKLKSCTLAKKKIVFYTCGDQKKQANAAYLIGSYAVMHLQKTPEEAYSLLVSRNSTYLPFRDASFGTCMYNLNILDCLCAVYKALQFGWLDFSQFDVEEYEHYERAENGDFNWIIPGKFLAFSGPHPKSKMENGYPLHAPEAYFPYFTKHNITTIVRLNKKMYDAKRFTDMGFEHHDLFFVDGSTPNDSIVRKFLNICENADGAIAVHCKAGLGRTGTLIGCYMMKHYRLTAAEAIAWMRICRPGSVIGPQQNFVEDKQSSLWSEGDVFREKMNEQENGKLAVTRILSGVDDITINGSNKNKMSKKEEAELYNDDEEMNGITQGDKLRALKSKRQARASTGSLSQEEKNIHSRSSQSLRILLQSSGQSCKAVVNPSHLPDASEKRKRTRTSLPANSVGGSHSIPKARAPLLR from the exons ATGAAGCGCAAAAGCGAAAAGAGGCGACCTGAGTCGATGAAAAAGCGCCGTGCAGCTCAGAGAGAGGAGGCGGAGCTAAAGTCAGATAATCACATTAGTGTATCAG ATCAACTGTATTTCGCAGTACTGCAGCAGAAGATAAAAAGCACAGCTGACAGACATTGCTTCTGCATAGATGATGAATTGTCATATGAAAA CTTCTATGCAGACTTTGGCCCGCTCAACCTGGCCATGTTTTATCACTTCTGTTGCAAGCTCACTAAAAAGCTCAAG TCATGCACACTAGCGAAGAAGAAGATAGTCTTCTACACCTGTGGAGATCAAAAGAAACAAGCCAACGCTGCTTATCTTATTGGTTCATATGCA GTGATGCATCTTCAGAAGACGCCAGAGGAAGCCTACAGTCTACTGGTGTCCAGGAACTCTACCTACTTACCCTTCag AGATGCCTCTTTTGGAACCTGCATGTACAATCTGAACATTCTAGATTGCCTGTGCGCCGTATACAAG GCTTTGCAGTTTGGCTGGCTTGATTTCTCCCAGTTTGATGTGGAGGAATACGAACATTACGAG AGAGCAGAAAATGGAGATTTCAACTGGATAATTCCTGGAAAATTCCTAGCGTTCAGCGGTCCTCATCCAAAAAGCAAAATGGAGAACG GTTACCCTCTTCATGCCCCCGAGGCCTACTTTCCTTACTTCACGAAACACAATATCACAACCATCGTCCGTCTCAACAAGAAGATGTATGACGCAAAGCGTTTCACCGACATGGGCTTCGAGCACCACGACCTCTTCTTCGTGGACGGGAGCACGCCAAACGACTCCATCGTCAGGAAGTTCCTCAACATCTGTGAGAACGCAGACGGAGCTATCGCTGTTCACTGCAAAG CTGGTCTGGGTCGAACAGGCACCCTGATAGGCTGCTACATGATGAAGCACTACCGCCTGACTGCGGCTGAGGCCATCGCCTGGATGCGTATCTGCCGGCCCGGATCAGTCATCGGACCACAACAAAACTTTGTGGAAGA TAAGCAGAGCAGTCTGTGGTCCGAGGGCGACGTGTTCCGGGAGAAAATGAACGAGCAGGAAAACGGCAAGCTGGCGGTCACCAGGATCCTGTCGGGGGTTGATGACATCACCATCAACGGCAGCAACAAGAACAAGATGTCCAAGAAAGAAGAGGCGGAACTA TATAATGACGATGAGGAGATGAACGGCATCACGCAGGGTGATAAACTGCGAGCCCTGAAAAGCAAGAGACAGGCCAGAGCATCCACAGGCTCCCTATC acaagaagaaaaaaacatccaCAGCAGGTCATCGCAGTCTTTAAG gaTTCTCCTTCAGTCCAGTGGGCAGAGCTGTAAAGCTGTGGTGAACCCCTCCCATCTCCCTGATGCCTCTGAGAAAAGGAAGAGAACCAGAACCTCACTGCCTGCCAATAGTGTGGGGGGCAG TCACTCCATACCAAAAGCTAGAGCTCCTCTACTGCGCTGA
- the LOC111974755 gene encoding dual specificity protein phosphatase CDC14C isoform X5: protein MKRKSEKRRPESMKKRRAAQREEAELKSDNHISVSDQLYFAVLQQKIKSTADRHCFCIDDELSYENFYADFGPLNLAMFYHFCCKLTKKLKSCTLAKKKIVFYTCGDQKKQANAAYLIGSYAVMHLQKTPEEAYSLLVSRNSTYLPFRDASFGTCMYNLNILDCLCAVYKALQFGWLDFSQFDVEEYEHYERAENGDFNWIIPGKFLAFSGPHPKSKMENGYPLHAPEAYFPYFTKHNITTIVRLNKKMYDAKRFTDMGFEHHDLFFVDGSTPNDSIVRKFLNICENADGAIAVHCKAGLGRTGTLIGCYMMKHYRLTAAEAIAWMRICRPGSVIGPQQNFVEDKQSSLWSEGDVFREKMNEQENGKLAVTRILSGVDDITINGSNKNKMSKKEEAELYNDDEEMNGITQGDKLRALKSKRQARASTGSLSQEEKNIHSRSSQSLRILLQSSGQSCKAVVNPSHLPDASEKRKRTRTSLPANSVGGRRTVSRRRRTQCSLQSMRLTRLCHSIPKARAPLLR, encoded by the exons ATGAAGCGCAAAAGCGAAAAGAGGCGACCTGAGTCGATGAAAAAGCGCCGTGCAGCTCAGAGAGAGGAGGCGGAGCTAAAGTCAGATAATCACATTAGTGTATCAG ATCAACTGTATTTCGCAGTACTGCAGCAGAAGATAAAAAGCACAGCTGACAGACATTGCTTCTGCATAGATGATGAATTGTCATATGAAAA CTTCTATGCAGACTTTGGCCCGCTCAACCTGGCCATGTTTTATCACTTCTGTTGCAAGCTCACTAAAAAGCTCAAG TCATGCACACTAGCGAAGAAGAAGATAGTCTTCTACACCTGTGGAGATCAAAAGAAACAAGCCAACGCTGCTTATCTTATTGGTTCATATGCA GTGATGCATCTTCAGAAGACGCCAGAGGAAGCCTACAGTCTACTGGTGTCCAGGAACTCTACCTACTTACCCTTCag AGATGCCTCTTTTGGAACCTGCATGTACAATCTGAACATTCTAGATTGCCTGTGCGCCGTATACAAG GCTTTGCAGTTTGGCTGGCTTGATTTCTCCCAGTTTGATGTGGAGGAATACGAACATTACGAG AGAGCAGAAAATGGAGATTTCAACTGGATAATTCCTGGAAAATTCCTAGCGTTCAGCGGTCCTCATCCAAAAAGCAAAATGGAGAACG GTTACCCTCTTCATGCCCCCGAGGCCTACTTTCCTTACTTCACGAAACACAATATCACAACCATCGTCCGTCTCAACAAGAAGATGTATGACGCAAAGCGTTTCACCGACATGGGCTTCGAGCACCACGACCTCTTCTTCGTGGACGGGAGCACGCCAAACGACTCCATCGTCAGGAAGTTCCTCAACATCTGTGAGAACGCAGACGGAGCTATCGCTGTTCACTGCAAAG CTGGTCTGGGTCGAACAGGCACCCTGATAGGCTGCTACATGATGAAGCACTACCGCCTGACTGCGGCTGAGGCCATCGCCTGGATGCGTATCTGCCGGCCCGGATCAGTCATCGGACCACAACAAAACTTTGTGGAAGA TAAGCAGAGCAGTCTGTGGTCCGAGGGCGACGTGTTCCGGGAGAAAATGAACGAGCAGGAAAACGGCAAGCTGGCGGTCACCAGGATCCTGTCGGGGGTTGATGACATCACCATCAACGGCAGCAACAAGAACAAGATGTCCAAGAAAGAAGAGGCGGAACTA TATAATGACGATGAGGAGATGAACGGCATCACGCAGGGTGATAAACTGCGAGCCCTGAAAAGCAAGAGACAGGCCAGAGCATCCACAGGCTCCCTATC acaagaagaaaaaaacatccaCAGCAGGTCATCGCAGTCTTTAAG gaTTCTCCTTCAGTCCAGTGGGCAGAGCTGTAAAGCTGTGGTGAACCCCTCCCATCTCCCTGATGCCTCTGAGAAAAGGAAGAGAACCAGAACCTCACTGCCTGCCAATAGTGTGGGGGGCAG ACGCACTGTGTCCAGAAGACGGAGAACTCAATGCTCTTTACAATCAATGCGCTTAACGAGACTATG TCACTCCATACCAAAAGCTAGAGCTCCTCTACTGCGCTGA
- the LOC111974755 gene encoding dual specificity protein phosphatase CDC14C isoform X4, which yields MKRKSEKRRPESMKKRRAAQREEAELKSDNHISVSDQLYFAVLQQKIKSTADRHCFCIDDELSYENFYADFGPLNLAMFYHFCCKLTKKLKSCTLAKKKIVFYTCGDQKKQANAAYLIGSYAVMHLQKTPEEAYSLLVSRNSTYLPFRDASFGTCMYNLNILDCLCAVYKALQFGWLDFSQFDVEEYEHYERAENGDFNWIIPGKFLAFSGPHPKSKMENGYPLHAPEAYFPYFTKHNITTIVRLNKKMYDAKRFTDMGFEHHDLFFVDGSTPNDSIVRKFLNICENADGAIAVHCKAGLGRTGTLIGCYMMKHYRLTAAEAIAWMRICRPGSVIGPQQNFVEDKQSSLWSEGDVFREKMNEQENGKLAVTRILSGVDDITINGSNKNKMSKKEEAELYNDDEEMNGITQGDKLRALKSKRQARASTGSLSQEEKNIHSRSSQSLRILLQSSGQSCKAVVNPSHLPDASEKRKRTRTSLPANSVGGSSLCHSRLARSLDSMHVVASDREPVCREPSGCRRDTVNLPNINMLQAPRKSLHTKS from the exons ATGAAGCGCAAAAGCGAAAAGAGGCGACCTGAGTCGATGAAAAAGCGCCGTGCAGCTCAGAGAGAGGAGGCGGAGCTAAAGTCAGATAATCACATTAGTGTATCAG ATCAACTGTATTTCGCAGTACTGCAGCAGAAGATAAAAAGCACAGCTGACAGACATTGCTTCTGCATAGATGATGAATTGTCATATGAAAA CTTCTATGCAGACTTTGGCCCGCTCAACCTGGCCATGTTTTATCACTTCTGTTGCAAGCTCACTAAAAAGCTCAAG TCATGCACACTAGCGAAGAAGAAGATAGTCTTCTACACCTGTGGAGATCAAAAGAAACAAGCCAACGCTGCTTATCTTATTGGTTCATATGCA GTGATGCATCTTCAGAAGACGCCAGAGGAAGCCTACAGTCTACTGGTGTCCAGGAACTCTACCTACTTACCCTTCag AGATGCCTCTTTTGGAACCTGCATGTACAATCTGAACATTCTAGATTGCCTGTGCGCCGTATACAAG GCTTTGCAGTTTGGCTGGCTTGATTTCTCCCAGTTTGATGTGGAGGAATACGAACATTACGAG AGAGCAGAAAATGGAGATTTCAACTGGATAATTCCTGGAAAATTCCTAGCGTTCAGCGGTCCTCATCCAAAAAGCAAAATGGAGAACG GTTACCCTCTTCATGCCCCCGAGGCCTACTTTCCTTACTTCACGAAACACAATATCACAACCATCGTCCGTCTCAACAAGAAGATGTATGACGCAAAGCGTTTCACCGACATGGGCTTCGAGCACCACGACCTCTTCTTCGTGGACGGGAGCACGCCAAACGACTCCATCGTCAGGAAGTTCCTCAACATCTGTGAGAACGCAGACGGAGCTATCGCTGTTCACTGCAAAG CTGGTCTGGGTCGAACAGGCACCCTGATAGGCTGCTACATGATGAAGCACTACCGCCTGACTGCGGCTGAGGCCATCGCCTGGATGCGTATCTGCCGGCCCGGATCAGTCATCGGACCACAACAAAACTTTGTGGAAGA TAAGCAGAGCAGTCTGTGGTCCGAGGGCGACGTGTTCCGGGAGAAAATGAACGAGCAGGAAAACGGCAAGCTGGCGGTCACCAGGATCCTGTCGGGGGTTGATGACATCACCATCAACGGCAGCAACAAGAACAAGATGTCCAAGAAAGAAGAGGCGGAACTA TATAATGACGATGAGGAGATGAACGGCATCACGCAGGGTGATAAACTGCGAGCCCTGAAAAGCAAGAGACAGGCCAGAGCATCCACAGGCTCCCTATC acaagaagaaaaaaacatccaCAGCAGGTCATCGCAGTCTTTAAG gaTTCTCCTTCAGTCCAGTGGGCAGAGCTGTAAAGCTGTGGTGAACCCCTCCCATCTCCCTGATGCCTCTGAGAAAAGGAAGAGAACCAGAACCTCACTGCCTGCCAATAGTGTGGGGGGCAG CTCCCTGTGCCACTCCAGACTAGCCAGGTCTCTAGACAGCATGCATGTAGTCGCCAGTGACAGAGAGCCAGTGTGCCGTGAGCCCAGTGGCTGCCGTAGAGACACAGTCAACCTGCCCAACATAAACATGCTGCAGGCCCCTCGGAAG TCACTCCATACCAAAAGCTAG
- the LOC111974755 gene encoding dual specificity protein phosphatase CDC14C isoform X3: MKRKSEKRRPESMKKRRAAQREEAELKSDNHISVSDQLYFAVLQQKIKSTADRHCFCIDDELSYENFYADFGPLNLAMFYHFCCKLTKKLKSCTLAKKKIVFYTCGDQKKQANAAYLIGSYAVMHLQKTPEEAYSLLVSRNSTYLPFRDASFGTCMYNLNILDCLCAVYKALQFGWLDFSQFDVEEYEHYERAENGDFNWIIPGKFLAFSGPHPKSKMENGYPLHAPEAYFPYFTKHNITTIVRLNKKMYDAKRFTDMGFEHHDLFFVDGSTPNDSIVRKFLNICENADGAIAVHCKAGLGRTGTLIGCYMMKHYRLTAAEAIAWMRICRPGSVIGPQQNFVEDKQSSLWSEGDVFREKMNEQENGKLAVTRILSGVDDITINGSNKNKMSKKEEAELYNDDEEMNGITQGDKLRALKSKRQARASTGSLSQEEKNIHSRSSQSLRILLQSSGQSCKAVVNPSHLPDASEKRKRTRTSLPANSVGGRRTVSRRRRTQCSLQSMRLTRLWYPFPFSIPFCMAHCSAMLLCVSRQPALLIAHISKSFIRLE, encoded by the exons ATGAAGCGCAAAAGCGAAAAGAGGCGACCTGAGTCGATGAAAAAGCGCCGTGCAGCTCAGAGAGAGGAGGCGGAGCTAAAGTCAGATAATCACATTAGTGTATCAG ATCAACTGTATTTCGCAGTACTGCAGCAGAAGATAAAAAGCACAGCTGACAGACATTGCTTCTGCATAGATGATGAATTGTCATATGAAAA CTTCTATGCAGACTTTGGCCCGCTCAACCTGGCCATGTTTTATCACTTCTGTTGCAAGCTCACTAAAAAGCTCAAG TCATGCACACTAGCGAAGAAGAAGATAGTCTTCTACACCTGTGGAGATCAAAAGAAACAAGCCAACGCTGCTTATCTTATTGGTTCATATGCA GTGATGCATCTTCAGAAGACGCCAGAGGAAGCCTACAGTCTACTGGTGTCCAGGAACTCTACCTACTTACCCTTCag AGATGCCTCTTTTGGAACCTGCATGTACAATCTGAACATTCTAGATTGCCTGTGCGCCGTATACAAG GCTTTGCAGTTTGGCTGGCTTGATTTCTCCCAGTTTGATGTGGAGGAATACGAACATTACGAG AGAGCAGAAAATGGAGATTTCAACTGGATAATTCCTGGAAAATTCCTAGCGTTCAGCGGTCCTCATCCAAAAAGCAAAATGGAGAACG GTTACCCTCTTCATGCCCCCGAGGCCTACTTTCCTTACTTCACGAAACACAATATCACAACCATCGTCCGTCTCAACAAGAAGATGTATGACGCAAAGCGTTTCACCGACATGGGCTTCGAGCACCACGACCTCTTCTTCGTGGACGGGAGCACGCCAAACGACTCCATCGTCAGGAAGTTCCTCAACATCTGTGAGAACGCAGACGGAGCTATCGCTGTTCACTGCAAAG CTGGTCTGGGTCGAACAGGCACCCTGATAGGCTGCTACATGATGAAGCACTACCGCCTGACTGCGGCTGAGGCCATCGCCTGGATGCGTATCTGCCGGCCCGGATCAGTCATCGGACCACAACAAAACTTTGTGGAAGA TAAGCAGAGCAGTCTGTGGTCCGAGGGCGACGTGTTCCGGGAGAAAATGAACGAGCAGGAAAACGGCAAGCTGGCGGTCACCAGGATCCTGTCGGGGGTTGATGACATCACCATCAACGGCAGCAACAAGAACAAGATGTCCAAGAAAGAAGAGGCGGAACTA TATAATGACGATGAGGAGATGAACGGCATCACGCAGGGTGATAAACTGCGAGCCCTGAAAAGCAAGAGACAGGCCAGAGCATCCACAGGCTCCCTATC acaagaagaaaaaaacatccaCAGCAGGTCATCGCAGTCTTTAAG gaTTCTCCTTCAGTCCAGTGGGCAGAGCTGTAAAGCTGTGGTGAACCCCTCCCATCTCCCTGATGCCTCTGAGAAAAGGAAGAGAACCAGAACCTCACTGCCTGCCAATAGTGTGGGGGGCAG ACGCACTGTGTCCAGAAGACGGAGAACTCAATGCTCTTTACAATCAATGCGCTTAACGAGACTATGGTATCCATTTCCCTTTTCTATCCCTTTTTGTATGGCTCATTGCTCTGCTATGCTGTTGTGTGTCTCTAGACAACCTGCACTCTTAATTGCCCACATCTCTAAGTCCTTTATAAGATTAGAATAG
- the LOC111974755 gene encoding dual specificity protein phosphatase CDC14C isoform X1, which yields MKRKSEKRRPESMKKRRAAQREEAELKSDNHISVSDQLYFAVLQQKIKSTADRHCFCIDDELSYENFYADFGPLNLAMFYHFCCKLTKKLKSCTLAKKKIVFYTCGDQKKQANAAYLIGSYAVMHLQKTPEEAYSLLVSRNSTYLPFRDASFGTCMYNLNILDCLCAVYKALQFGWLDFSQFDVEEYEHYERAENGDFNWIIPGKFLAFSGPHPKSKMENGYPLHAPEAYFPYFTKHNITTIVRLNKKMYDAKRFTDMGFEHHDLFFVDGSTPNDSIVRKFLNICENADGAIAVHCKAGLGRTGTLIGCYMMKHYRLTAAEAIAWMRICRPGSVIGPQQNFVEDKQSSLWSEGDVFREKMNEQENGKLAVTRILSGVDDITINGSNKNKMSKKEEAELYNDDEEMNGITQGDKLRALKSKRQARASTGSLSQEEKNIHSRSSQSLRILLQSSGQSCKAVVNPSHLPDASEKRKRTRTSLPANSVGGSSLCHSRLARSLDSMHVVASDREPVCREPSGCRRDTVNLPNINMLQAPRKASPSSTFSLGSTSLSPTLRVPHTPRVCLT from the exons ATGAAGCGCAAAAGCGAAAAGAGGCGACCTGAGTCGATGAAAAAGCGCCGTGCAGCTCAGAGAGAGGAGGCGGAGCTAAAGTCAGATAATCACATTAGTGTATCAG ATCAACTGTATTTCGCAGTACTGCAGCAGAAGATAAAAAGCACAGCTGACAGACATTGCTTCTGCATAGATGATGAATTGTCATATGAAAA CTTCTATGCAGACTTTGGCCCGCTCAACCTGGCCATGTTTTATCACTTCTGTTGCAAGCTCACTAAAAAGCTCAAG TCATGCACACTAGCGAAGAAGAAGATAGTCTTCTACACCTGTGGAGATCAAAAGAAACAAGCCAACGCTGCTTATCTTATTGGTTCATATGCA GTGATGCATCTTCAGAAGACGCCAGAGGAAGCCTACAGTCTACTGGTGTCCAGGAACTCTACCTACTTACCCTTCag AGATGCCTCTTTTGGAACCTGCATGTACAATCTGAACATTCTAGATTGCCTGTGCGCCGTATACAAG GCTTTGCAGTTTGGCTGGCTTGATTTCTCCCAGTTTGATGTGGAGGAATACGAACATTACGAG AGAGCAGAAAATGGAGATTTCAACTGGATAATTCCTGGAAAATTCCTAGCGTTCAGCGGTCCTCATCCAAAAAGCAAAATGGAGAACG GTTACCCTCTTCATGCCCCCGAGGCCTACTTTCCTTACTTCACGAAACACAATATCACAACCATCGTCCGTCTCAACAAGAAGATGTATGACGCAAAGCGTTTCACCGACATGGGCTTCGAGCACCACGACCTCTTCTTCGTGGACGGGAGCACGCCAAACGACTCCATCGTCAGGAAGTTCCTCAACATCTGTGAGAACGCAGACGGAGCTATCGCTGTTCACTGCAAAG CTGGTCTGGGTCGAACAGGCACCCTGATAGGCTGCTACATGATGAAGCACTACCGCCTGACTGCGGCTGAGGCCATCGCCTGGATGCGTATCTGCCGGCCCGGATCAGTCATCGGACCACAACAAAACTTTGTGGAAGA TAAGCAGAGCAGTCTGTGGTCCGAGGGCGACGTGTTCCGGGAGAAAATGAACGAGCAGGAAAACGGCAAGCTGGCGGTCACCAGGATCCTGTCGGGGGTTGATGACATCACCATCAACGGCAGCAACAAGAACAAGATGTCCAAGAAAGAAGAGGCGGAACTA TATAATGACGATGAGGAGATGAACGGCATCACGCAGGGTGATAAACTGCGAGCCCTGAAAAGCAAGAGACAGGCCAGAGCATCCACAGGCTCCCTATC acaagaagaaaaaaacatccaCAGCAGGTCATCGCAGTCTTTAAG gaTTCTCCTTCAGTCCAGTGGGCAGAGCTGTAAAGCTGTGGTGAACCCCTCCCATCTCCCTGATGCCTCTGAGAAAAGGAAGAGAACCAGAACCTCACTGCCTGCCAATAGTGTGGGGGGCAG CTCCCTGTGCCACTCCAGACTAGCCAGGTCTCTAGACAGCATGCATGTAGTCGCCAGTGACAGAGAGCCAGTGTGCCGTGAGCCCAGTGGCTGCCGTAGAGACACAGTCAACCTGCCCAACATAAACATGCTGCAGGCCCCTCGGAAGGCAAGCCCCTCCTCAACCTTTTCTCTGGGCTCAACCTCACTCTCTCCTACTCTGCGGGTCCCCCACACACCAAGGGTCTGCCTAACTTGA
- the LOC111974755 gene encoding dual specificity protein phosphatase CDC14C isoform X2 yields the protein MAKVAIRMTEDNVTKSIEIIKDQLYFAVLQQKIKSTADRHCFCIDDELSYENFYADFGPLNLAMFYHFCCKLTKKLKSCTLAKKKIVFYTCGDQKKQANAAYLIGSYAVMHLQKTPEEAYSLLVSRNSTYLPFRDASFGTCMYNLNILDCLCAVYKALQFGWLDFSQFDVEEYEHYERAENGDFNWIIPGKFLAFSGPHPKSKMENGYPLHAPEAYFPYFTKHNITTIVRLNKKMYDAKRFTDMGFEHHDLFFVDGSTPNDSIVRKFLNICENADGAIAVHCKAGLGRTGTLIGCYMMKHYRLTAAEAIAWMRICRPGSVIGPQQNFVEDKQSSLWSEGDVFREKMNEQENGKLAVTRILSGVDDITINGSNKNKMSKKEEAELYNDDEEMNGITQGDKLRALKSKRQARASTGSLSQEEKNIHSRSSQSLRILLQSSGQSCKAVVNPSHLPDASEKRKRTRTSLPANSVGGSSLCHSRLARSLDSMHVVASDREPVCREPSGCRRDTVNLPNINMLQAPRKASPSSTFSLGSTSLSPTLRVPHTPRVCLT from the exons ATGGCTAAAGTCGCTATCAGAATGACCGAGGACAATGTCACGAAAAGTATTGAAATCATTAAAG ATCAACTGTATTTCGCAGTACTGCAGCAGAAGATAAAAAGCACAGCTGACAGACATTGCTTCTGCATAGATGATGAATTGTCATATGAAAA CTTCTATGCAGACTTTGGCCCGCTCAACCTGGCCATGTTTTATCACTTCTGTTGCAAGCTCACTAAAAAGCTCAAG TCATGCACACTAGCGAAGAAGAAGATAGTCTTCTACACCTGTGGAGATCAAAAGAAACAAGCCAACGCTGCTTATCTTATTGGTTCATATGCA GTGATGCATCTTCAGAAGACGCCAGAGGAAGCCTACAGTCTACTGGTGTCCAGGAACTCTACCTACTTACCCTTCag AGATGCCTCTTTTGGAACCTGCATGTACAATCTGAACATTCTAGATTGCCTGTGCGCCGTATACAAG GCTTTGCAGTTTGGCTGGCTTGATTTCTCCCAGTTTGATGTGGAGGAATACGAACATTACGAG AGAGCAGAAAATGGAGATTTCAACTGGATAATTCCTGGAAAATTCCTAGCGTTCAGCGGTCCTCATCCAAAAAGCAAAATGGAGAACG GTTACCCTCTTCATGCCCCCGAGGCCTACTTTCCTTACTTCACGAAACACAATATCACAACCATCGTCCGTCTCAACAAGAAGATGTATGACGCAAAGCGTTTCACCGACATGGGCTTCGAGCACCACGACCTCTTCTTCGTGGACGGGAGCACGCCAAACGACTCCATCGTCAGGAAGTTCCTCAACATCTGTGAGAACGCAGACGGAGCTATCGCTGTTCACTGCAAAG CTGGTCTGGGTCGAACAGGCACCCTGATAGGCTGCTACATGATGAAGCACTACCGCCTGACTGCGGCTGAGGCCATCGCCTGGATGCGTATCTGCCGGCCCGGATCAGTCATCGGACCACAACAAAACTTTGTGGAAGA TAAGCAGAGCAGTCTGTGGTCCGAGGGCGACGTGTTCCGGGAGAAAATGAACGAGCAGGAAAACGGCAAGCTGGCGGTCACCAGGATCCTGTCGGGGGTTGATGACATCACCATCAACGGCAGCAACAAGAACAAGATGTCCAAGAAAGAAGAGGCGGAACTA TATAATGACGATGAGGAGATGAACGGCATCACGCAGGGTGATAAACTGCGAGCCCTGAAAAGCAAGAGACAGGCCAGAGCATCCACAGGCTCCCTATC acaagaagaaaaaaacatccaCAGCAGGTCATCGCAGTCTTTAAG gaTTCTCCTTCAGTCCAGTGGGCAGAGCTGTAAAGCTGTGGTGAACCCCTCCCATCTCCCTGATGCCTCTGAGAAAAGGAAGAGAACCAGAACCTCACTGCCTGCCAATAGTGTGGGGGGCAG CTCCCTGTGCCACTCCAGACTAGCCAGGTCTCTAGACAGCATGCATGTAGTCGCCAGTGACAGAGAGCCAGTGTGCCGTGAGCCCAGTGGCTGCCGTAGAGACACAGTCAACCTGCCCAACATAAACATGCTGCAGGCCCCTCGGAAGGCAAGCCCCTCCTCAACCTTTTCTCTGGGCTCAACCTCACTCTCTCCTACTCTGCGGGTCCCCCACACACCAAGGGTCTGCCTAACTTGA